From Enterococcus wangshanyuanii, the proteins below share one genomic window:
- a CDS encoding linear amide C-N hydrolase — protein MCTGISVESKEGNHFWGRTQEFNLLLDYEGAIIPKAYEVKVSLDRFVTRYAAMGVALAENPLLIDGVNEKGLMGGSFYFGNYNRYIDEEKIRSAGKLPLAGAEFVTYALTNYASVQEIKERVNQDTAIALVDNQLGIPQHYVFQDETGASVVVEPSIEGSYEVYDNLVGVFTNSPKFAWHLVNLQNYVGLSDQMASDIQMGNLHVFSNGKGSGMRGLPGDYTPQSRFIRAAYLKHFTEKVSDEQVIDQIFHLLNSFDIPKGVVKVTSEKDVQYTQYTSAYDGQKKVMYIHLYENRMIQTLSLEEHLKDATIPQYFTLNDRQQYQAMVKKF, from the coding sequence ATGTGCACAGGAATTTCAGTAGAATCAAAAGAAGGAAATCATTTTTGGGGACGTACGCAGGAATTCAATCTTTTACTGGATTATGAAGGAGCGATCATCCCTAAAGCGTATGAGGTGAAAGTATCGCTTGATCGTTTTGTAACTCGTTATGCTGCAATGGGTGTAGCACTTGCTGAAAATCCATTGTTGATAGATGGGGTGAACGAAAAAGGATTGATGGGCGGTTCCTTTTATTTTGGCAATTATAATCGTTATATTGACGAAGAAAAGATTCGTTCGGCTGGCAAGCTCCCTCTAGCTGGAGCGGAATTTGTGACATACGCGTTGACGAATTATGCTTCTGTTCAGGAAATCAAAGAGCGGGTGAATCAAGATACAGCGATCGCTCTTGTGGATAATCAGTTGGGGATTCCTCAGCATTATGTTTTTCAAGATGAAACAGGAGCTTCGGTTGTTGTTGAACCTTCGATCGAAGGCAGCTATGAAGTGTATGACAATCTTGTTGGGGTATTTACAAATAGCCCTAAATTTGCCTGGCATTTAGTCAATCTTCAAAATTATGTTGGTCTCAGTGATCAGATGGCAAGCGATATTCAGATGGGTAATCTACATGTTTTTTCTAATGGTAAGGGTTCAGGTATGCGTGGATTGCCAGGAGATTATACGCCGCAGTCACGTTTTATCCGAGCAGCCTATCTTAAGCATTTTACAGAAAAAGTCAGTGATGAGCAGGTAATTGATCAAATTTTCCATCTATTAAACAGTTTTGATATTCCCAAAGGTGTCGTTAAAGTCACTTCTGAAAAAGATGTTCAGTATACGCAATATACAAGTGCTTATGATGGACAAAAAAAGGTCATGTATATTCATTTGTATGAAAACCGCATGATTCAAACACTGTCTTTAGAGGAGCATTTAAAAGATGCAACGATTCCGCAATATTTTACTTTAAACGATAGACAGCAATATCAGGCAATGGTAAAAAAGTTCTAA
- the gcvT gene encoding glycine cleavage system aminomethyltransferase GcvT, with protein MDLKTPLYDAHVKAGGKMVSFAGYMLPVQYAKTGVIKEHLAVRNQVGLFDVSHMGEVVYEGKDALANLQYVLTNDFTNLEIGRVRYTLMCNENGGVIDDLLVYKCSEDKYLLVVNAANREKDVAWMREHLFGEVDFSDQSDSFVQIALQGPNSKEIIEQLTAEKDIPKKYYSFTEHADVGGITCLLSRTGYTGEFGYELYCSAEDGVKLWELLLETGEKFGLVPCGLGARDTLRLEAGMPLYGHEMNDEITPFETDLNFAVKMKKEKFIGKKALEEKGEPKITRIGLELTERGIVREGAPVYFNDQKIGTTTSGTMCPYVNKACAMALVDKGLVEIGSSIEVEVRGKKIAAEVVEIPFVKK; from the coding sequence ATGGACCTAAAAACACCCTTATACGATGCACATGTGAAAGCTGGAGGGAAGATGGTATCTTTTGCCGGCTACATGTTACCTGTACAATATGCAAAAACAGGTGTGATCAAAGAACACTTGGCGGTTCGCAATCAAGTTGGCTTATTTGATGTTTCTCATATGGGAGAAGTCGTGTATGAAGGAAAAGACGCCTTAGCGAATTTGCAATATGTTTTAACCAATGATTTTACTAATTTAGAAATAGGTCGGGTCCGCTACACATTGATGTGTAACGAAAATGGTGGCGTGATCGATGACCTTTTGGTATATAAATGCAGTGAGGACAAATATCTACTCGTAGTGAACGCAGCTAATAGAGAAAAAGATGTTGCTTGGATGAGAGAGCACTTATTTGGTGAAGTTGACTTTTCAGATCAGTCGGATTCATTTGTTCAAATCGCTTTGCAGGGGCCTAATTCAAAAGAAATCATTGAACAGTTGACTGCTGAAAAGGATATCCCTAAAAAATACTACAGCTTTACTGAACATGCCGATGTGGGCGGTATCACTTGCCTCTTATCCAGAACGGGATATACAGGAGAATTCGGCTATGAATTATATTGTTCAGCTGAAGACGGAGTTAAACTATGGGAGTTATTATTGGAAACAGGCGAAAAATTCGGCCTTGTTCCTTGTGGTCTAGGTGCACGTGATACCTTGCGTTTAGAAGCAGGGATGCCTCTTTATGGTCACGAAATGAATGACGAGATCACTCCATTTGAAACAGATTTAAATTTTGCAGTGAAGATGAAAAAAGAAAAGTTCATCGGGAAAAAAGCTTTAGAGGAAAAAGGTGAGCCTAAAATCACTCGAATCGGTTTGGAATTGACGGAACGCGGAATCGTGCGTGAAGGAGCACCAGTGTACTTCAATGATCAGAAGATTGGGACGACAACATCAGGAACGATGTGTCCTTATGTGAATAAAGCGTGTGCTATGGCGCTTGTGGATAAAGGTCTCGTAGAGATTGGTTCATCGATCGAAGTTGAAGTTAGAGGTAAGAAAATTGCTGCAGAAGTTGTAGAGATTCCATTTGTAAAAAAATAA
- a CDS encoding MFS transporter encodes MEKRGSRNVVWMLTAIFLGYSCIYVDKMTIGMSLVTIATDLGFDPQQKGLILSAFFLGYTIFQIPFGYLSNKIGTRKMMITSVFLVGIFLCLFGFGFSLLYLIMVRFMTGAVAHSGYPSSVSTFISQELPLEKRGPAQSTMIASSGFASIIGPLLIAPLLVMIGWHKTYYLLGVLVMLIAVMMYFVIPKEFGGVKKQLQNKQSISFKEVLKDRNVWVMIFAAFFINAAVYGLNGWMATYLVEAHGLALTQTAYVSAVIGLFTMVAAMGGGVLVNKYFMGREKYVILVATIGGGAFSILVSLVGSFVASMLFLALAVAAASLAFATLMSIPLKIFPSDEVSAKYATINAVGVSGGFVAPTIIGALIQLSQGNFFSSFIFIAVSFVVSGFITLMVQRKGEA; translated from the coding sequence GTGGAAAAAAGGGGCTCAAGAAATGTTGTTTGGATGCTTACGGCTATTTTTTTAGGCTATAGCTGTATCTACGTTGACAAGATGACGATTGGTATGTCGCTGGTGACGATTGCAACGGATTTAGGTTTTGATCCGCAGCAAAAAGGGTTGATTTTAAGTGCTTTCTTTTTAGGATATACGATTTTTCAAATTCCATTTGGGTATCTATCGAATAAAATCGGTACTAGAAAAATGATGATTACCTCTGTATTTTTAGTAGGTATTTTTCTTTGCTTATTCGGATTTGGTTTTTCATTATTATATCTGATCATGGTTCGATTTATGACTGGAGCGGTCGCTCATTCGGGATATCCCTCTTCAGTAAGTACATTTATTTCACAAGAACTACCTTTGGAAAAACGCGGTCCGGCACAATCGACGATGATCGCTTCATCAGGTTTTGCTTCAATTATTGGGCCGTTACTGATCGCACCGCTATTGGTGATGATTGGCTGGCATAAAACCTATTACTTATTAGGCGTACTGGTGATGTTGATTGCGGTCATGATGTATTTTGTGATTCCAAAAGAATTTGGCGGAGTCAAAAAGCAACTGCAAAATAAACAATCGATTTCCTTCAAAGAAGTGTTGAAGGATCGAAATGTGTGGGTCATGATTTTTGCGGCATTTTTCATCAATGCAGCCGTCTACGGTTTAAATGGCTGGATGGCGACCTACCTTGTTGAAGCGCATGGACTTGCTTTAACTCAAACCGCTTATGTTTCAGCTGTCATTGGACTATTTACGATGGTCGCAGCTATGGGAGGCGGTGTACTGGTCAATAAGTACTTTATGGGTAGAGAAAAATATGTGATTTTAGTAGCTACAATTGGCGGCGGGGCTTTTTCTATTTTGGTTTCACTGGTAGGCAGCTTTGTAGCGAGTATGCTGTTTTTGGCCTTGGCTGTGGCGGCAGCTAGTTTAGCATTTGCAACGTTGATGAGTATTCCTTTAAAGATTTTTCCATCCGATGAAGTATCTGCAAAATATGCAACGATCAATGCCGTAGGTGTCTCAGGAGGATTCGTGGCACCAACGATCATTGGCGCACTGATTCAATTGTCTCAAGGCAATTTCTTTAGTTCATTTATTTTTATTGCCGTTTCGTTTGTTGTATCAGGATTTATCACATTGATGGTTCAACGAAAAGGGGAAGCTTGA
- the rsmA gene encoding 16S rRNA (adenine(1518)-N(6)/adenine(1519)-N(6))-dimethyltransferase RsmA yields MTEYKEIATPSRTKEILKQHGFSFKKSLGQNFLTEPNILRKIVETAGIDTQTNVIEVGPGIGALTEQLAKNAAQVLAFEIDDRLIPVLEDTLSPYNNVTVVHKDVLKADLIGTTKEVFKEDLPIKVVANLPYYITTPIMMHFLASDLEVAEMIVMMQKEVADRISAKPSTKAYGSLSIAVQYFMEASIAFIVPKTVFIPQPNVDSAIIKLTKRDKPAVDVINEKEFFKLTKASFQLRRKTLWNNLTHSYGKDETTKEWLTKSLTEAEIDPSRRGETLSLEEFARLSNQLEKNRAL; encoded by the coding sequence GTGACAGAATATAAAGAAATCGCCACACCTTCAAGAACAAAAGAGATCTTGAAGCAGCATGGCTTTTCATTCAAAAAAAGCTTAGGCCAAAACTTTTTAACAGAACCGAATATCTTACGTAAAATTGTTGAAACTGCTGGAATCGATACACAGACAAATGTAATAGAAGTTGGTCCGGGAATCGGCGCTTTGACCGAACAGCTAGCAAAAAATGCAGCTCAGGTTTTGGCGTTTGAGATCGATGACCGACTGATTCCTGTTTTAGAGGACACACTTAGCCCGTATAACAATGTAACTGTGGTTCATAAAGATGTACTTAAAGCAGATTTAATTGGAACCACAAAAGAAGTGTTCAAAGAAGATTTACCGATCAAAGTGGTAGCCAATCTGCCTTATTACATCACGACACCGATCATGATGCATTTTTTAGCATCTGATTTAGAGGTGGCTGAGATGATCGTCATGATGCAAAAAGAAGTGGCTGACCGAATTTCAGCAAAACCTAGTACAAAGGCATATGGTTCTTTGTCGATCGCTGTTCAGTACTTTATGGAAGCAAGTATTGCATTTATTGTGCCCAAAACAGTATTCATCCCACAGCCAAATGTTGACTCAGCAATCATCAAACTAACGAAACGTGACAAACCAGCTGTTGATGTTATCAATGAGAAAGAATTCTTTAAGTTGACTAAAGCTTCATTCCAACTCCGTCGCAAAACATTATGGAACAATTTGACTCATTCGTACGGCAAAGATGAAACGACTAAAGAGTGGCTGACAAAAAGTTTGACCGAGGCAGAAATCGATCCCTCACGTCGAGGTGAGACTCTTTCTTTAGAGGAGTTTGCTCGTTTAAGTAATCAGTTAGAAAAAAATCGGGCACTCTAG
- the rnmV gene encoding ribonuclease M5 — MTEKLRIEEIIVVEGKDDTRRIQEVVDADTIETIGSAINEEILEQIEHAQETRGVIIFTDPDYSGEKIRKTIMDVVPDAKHAFLSRRLAAPKKRGSSLGVEHASDEAILEALEKIVTPVHEADDYQEIPRQTLIEYGLIAGAHAKERREKLGDILRIGYTNSKQLTKRLKMFRITEKELTDAMNTIIQAASEKSEESM, encoded by the coding sequence ATGACAGAAAAACTGAGGATCGAAGAAATCATAGTCGTAGAAGGCAAAGACGACACGAGAAGAATTCAGGAAGTGGTGGATGCAGATACGATCGAAACGATCGGTTCAGCCATCAATGAAGAGATCTTAGAGCAAATCGAACATGCACAAGAAACCAGAGGTGTGATCATTTTTACGGATCCGGATTATTCAGGGGAAAAAATACGTAAAACGATCATGGATGTTGTACCAGATGCTAAACATGCTTTCTTATCCAGACGGCTGGCGGCACCGAAAAAACGCGGGTCAAGTTTAGGCGTGGAACATGCCAGTGATGAAGCGATTTTAGAGGCATTGGAAAAAATTGTCACCCCTGTTCATGAAGCAGATGATTATCAAGAAATCCCTCGACAAACCTTGATAGAATATGGTTTAATAGCAGGAGCTCATGCAAAAGAACGCCGGGAAAAATTAGGTGATATCTTACGCATTGGTTATACGAATAGCAAACAGCTAACGAAGCGACTTAAAATGTTTCGCATCACAGAAAAAGAGCTTACGGATGCTATGAATACCATCATACAAGCAGCGAGTGAAAAATCGGAGGAATCAATGTGA
- a CDS encoding HelD family protein — protein MSNDRTQETEHLHQIYEELSQAKDTYQTAINEVNTTGKSVLEQFGGDTKLNFDSYSDNLETFAMMEMKNREIDQLNIQNATAAKQLEKVERLLKVPYFGKIDVTFLDADADRDVFYIGMNDFTNLEGESRIYDWRSPIASLFYNNVLGDSSYFANKTEIPVTLNLKRQLIIEEDRLINFFDTSLAIQDDILLHSLEADSSQYMKDITTTIQQEQNEIIRDESHPLLLVNGIAGSGKTSAIMQRIAYLLYNHRTKITADDILLLSPNSTFIDYISQVLPNLGERNPLNLTLLQFLKFTFREKAPIETESDYFKRITAEQVNDQQRVIQSQKFVAFIQAFQEPSLIQQSLFKPILFKRKPIFSAELIFSLYQETPATLTIRDRLSATKEKLASLWRRYLIKQSKTKQMIDQMQDLTEAEQLRYFDTTFDAEDEEQLVEYALQRLQQKYRKVAEDIADLAWFDQWLLFEALYQQDQKEPYQRTTSAYTADEIVILLLLKDKFIEDLSNRQMAFILVDEVQDYTDAQILLLLKLFPQANFTLAGDENQAIFNTSISFLALQELLSASSRSVTSYQLLNSYRSSKEITQLFQTLVTNHEKLKIVSIRKDGEKPVFISCEEEKTYLDTVNSLLNSLANEEDTVIITKTAAEAEHLKQRLSHKYAQILSIDMAKGLEFDNVIIHDPSKSHYGTTDREKKILYTAISRGMKQVFLPYIGELAEVFNRNEHA, from the coding sequence ATGTCAAACGATCGCACACAAGAAACCGAACATCTCCACCAAATTTACGAGGAACTAAGTCAAGCAAAAGATACCTATCAAACCGCTATTAATGAAGTCAACACGACAGGAAAGTCAGTGCTAGAGCAGTTTGGCGGTGATACAAAACTCAATTTTGATAGTTATTCGGATAATTTAGAAACGTTTGCCATGATGGAAATGAAAAATAGAGAAATCGATCAACTAAATATCCAAAATGCGACAGCTGCGAAACAGCTGGAAAAAGTCGAGCGCTTACTGAAAGTGCCTTATTTCGGGAAGATCGATGTCACCTTTTTAGACGCAGATGCTGATCGGGATGTGTTTTACATCGGGATGAATGACTTTACAAATTTAGAGGGTGAATCGCGCATTTATGACTGGCGTTCACCGATTGCTTCTCTTTTTTATAATAATGTTTTAGGCGATAGCAGCTACTTCGCCAATAAAACAGAGATCCCTGTCACCTTGAATCTAAAAAGGCAATTGATCATCGAAGAAGATCGCTTGATCAACTTTTTTGATACCAGCCTTGCGATCCAAGATGATATTTTGCTTCACTCGTTAGAAGCAGACTCTTCTCAATATATGAAAGATATCACCACAACGATCCAGCAGGAACAAAATGAGATCATTCGGGATGAAAGTCACCCATTACTCTTAGTCAACGGGATTGCAGGAAGCGGGAAAACGTCTGCGATCATGCAGCGAATCGCTTATTTACTTTATAATCATCGGACCAAAATTACTGCCGATGACATTTTACTACTTTCACCTAATTCAACATTTATCGATTATATTTCTCAAGTCTTACCAAATTTAGGTGAGCGAAATCCATTGAATTTGACGCTATTGCAATTTCTCAAATTTACCTTTCGTGAAAAAGCACCGATCGAAACGGAATCTGACTATTTTAAACGAATTACAGCTGAGCAAGTCAATGATCAACAAAGAGTGATTCAATCACAGAAATTTGTGGCTTTCATACAAGCCTTTCAAGAGCCCTCTTTGATCCAGCAATCACTATTTAAACCTATTTTATTTAAACGTAAACCGATATTTTCTGCTGAATTGATTTTTAGCTTGTATCAAGAAACACCGGCCACTTTAACGATCAGAGATCGACTTTCAGCAACAAAAGAAAAACTAGCAAGTTTATGGCGTCGTTATTTGATCAAGCAATCAAAAACAAAGCAAATGATCGATCAGATGCAAGATTTGACGGAAGCTGAACAATTACGCTACTTTGATACGACATTTGATGCCGAAGATGAGGAGCAATTAGTAGAATATGCCCTTCAACGGTTACAGCAAAAATACCGTAAAGTTGCAGAAGACATCGCTGATTTGGCCTGGTTCGATCAGTGGCTGCTTTTTGAAGCCTTATATCAGCAGGATCAAAAAGAGCCTTATCAACGAACGACCTCTGCGTATACTGCAGATGAAATAGTCATTTTATTACTGCTCAAAGATAAATTTATCGAGGATCTATCAAATCGACAAATGGCGTTTATTTTGGTGGATGAAGTCCAAGACTACACTGACGCTCAAATTCTTTTGCTGCTTAAATTATTCCCGCAAGCGAACTTTACATTAGCAGGAGATGAAAATCAGGCGATTTTTAATACATCGATCAGCTTTCTTGCACTACAAGAATTATTGTCGGCTTCTAGTCGTTCTGTTACTTCTTATCAATTGCTGAATAGCTATCGTTCGAGTAAAGAAATCACTCAACTTTTCCAGACATTAGTGACCAATCACGAAAAACTGAAGATCGTATCGATTCGAAAAGATGGAGAAAAACCTGTCTTTATTTCTTGTGAGGAGGAAAAAACGTATCTGGATACAGTGAATTCACTTTTAAATTCATTAGCTAACGAAGAAGATACTGTCATTATCACAAAAACAGCAGCCGAAGCCGAACACTTGAAACAACGACTTTCGCACAAATATGCTCAAATCCTGTCGATCGATATGGCGAAAGGACTTGAGTTTGATAATGTGATCATTCATGATCCGTCCAAAAGCCATTACGGTACGACTGACAGAGAGAAAAAAATTCTTTATACAGCGATTTCTAGAGGGATGAAACAGGTCTTTCTACCTTATATCGGGGAGCTTGCTGAGGTGTTTAACAGAAACGAGCATGCGTGA
- a CDS encoding TatD family hydrolase, with protein MIFDSHTHLNAEQFNEDIPETIARAKELGVTEMAVVGFDTPTIKKSLELSQMYPEIQSIIGWHPTEAGSYTPAIEKELQELLTTPKVVALGEIGLDYYWMEDPKEVQDRVFRRQIAIAKEMNLPISIHTRDAMEDTYNILKEEDIRDIGGIMHSFSGDPEWMKKFLDMGMHISLSGVVTFKKALEVQEVAKEVPLERLLVETDAPYLAPVPYRGKRNEPGYTRYVVEKIAELREMPFEEIAAQTTANTHRLFRLV; from the coding sequence TTGATTTTTGATTCACATACACATTTAAATGCAGAACAATTTAATGAAGATATTCCTGAAACGATTGCCCGCGCGAAGGAGCTGGGCGTAACTGAGATGGCGGTTGTTGGATTTGATACACCGACGATCAAAAAATCACTTGAACTAAGTCAAATGTATCCGGAGATCCAAAGTATTATCGGTTGGCATCCAACGGAAGCTGGGAGTTATACGCCTGCGATCGAAAAGGAGCTGCAGGAGTTGTTAACGACACCAAAAGTTGTGGCTCTTGGGGAAATCGGTTTGGATTATTATTGGATGGAGGATCCTAAAGAAGTTCAGGATCGAGTGTTCAGACGTCAAATTGCGATTGCCAAAGAAATGAATCTACCCATCAGTATTCATACACGAGATGCAATGGAAGACACGTACAACATTTTAAAAGAAGAAGATATCCGTGATATCGGCGGAATCATGCATAGTTTCAGCGGTGATCCTGAATGGATGAAAAAATTTCTAGACATGGGCATGCATATTTCACTAAGTGGTGTGGTGACCTTTAAAAAAGCGTTAGAAGTTCAAGAAGTCGCAAAAGAGGTTCCGCTTGAGCGTCTATTGGTAGAAACAGATGCACCATATTTAGCGCCGGTACCGTATCGAGGCAAACGAAATGAGCCAGGCTATACGCGTTATGTAGTTGAAAAAATTGCCGAATTACGTGAGATGCCTTTTGAAGAAATCGCCGCACAAACGACTGCCAATACCCATCGTTTGTTTAGGTTAGTCTAA
- the gcvH gene encoding glycine cleavage system protein GcvH encodes MAKVEELKFSKSHEWVLFEGDKVKIGLSDYAQDQLGDIVFIDLPDEGDEVTKEESFADIESVKAVSEAYSPLTGTVSAVNEELLDSPELINSAPLDSWLIEVEEIKEVEDLLTAEEYKKFCEESEEA; translated from the coding sequence ATGGCAAAAGTAGAAGAATTGAAGTTTTCAAAATCACATGAATGGGTCCTTTTTGAAGGAGACAAAGTAAAAATCGGTTTATCTGATTATGCACAAGATCAATTAGGAGATATTGTCTTTATTGATTTGCCAGATGAAGGAGACGAAGTCACTAAAGAAGAATCATTTGCGGATATCGAGTCAGTTAAAGCGGTATCAGAAGCGTATTCTCCATTGACAGGAACCGTTTCTGCGGTAAATGAAGAACTATTAGATAGTCCTGAATTGATCAACTCGGCACCATTAGATTCGTGGTTGATCGAAGTGGAGGAAATCAAAGAGGTCGAAGACTTATTAACAGCTGAGGAGTATAAGAAATTCTGCGAAGAATCTGAGGAGGCTTAA
- the gcvPA gene encoding aminomethyl-transferring glycine dehydrogenase subunit GcvPA, which produces MGNYLGSTEQQQKEMLQKIGLDTMNDLYQVIPQEMLVEKLDIPAGKSEFEVRSIIENMGRKNKVFSKIFRGAGAYNHYIPAIVKQIAAKEEFVTSYTPYQPEISQGLLQSIFEYQTMICEITGMDATNASVYDGATATAEGINMCLEKKRLKVLISETTNPMTVQTAITYFSSREIEFVMIPEKDGLTDLAALKEALDETTACFIVQQPNYYGGLEAVEEIEALVHDAKAKFIMNVNPVASTTLKSAGEVNADIAVGDSQPFGLPLAFGGPYIGFIATKEKMIRKLPGRIAGETVDEAGDRAFVLTLQAREQHIRREKAASNICSNQALCALTNAAYMSTMGAKGIQEVAAQCYSKAHYLADQLSKIKGVQLANDAPFFHEFITTLPVSEELVLAKLEENDILGGYPTEKGLLWCVTEMNTKEQMDEVAALVKEVCQS; this is translated from the coding sequence ATGGGAAATTATCTTGGATCAACAGAGCAACAACAAAAAGAAATGCTGCAAAAAATCGGGCTTGATACGATGAACGATCTTTATCAAGTGATTCCACAAGAAATGTTAGTAGAAAAACTTGATATTCCAGCGGGCAAATCTGAATTTGAAGTACGCAGTATCATTGAAAATATGGGTCGAAAAAATAAAGTTTTTTCAAAAATCTTTCGTGGAGCAGGCGCCTATAACCATTACATCCCTGCTATCGTGAAACAAATTGCGGCCAAAGAAGAATTTGTTACATCCTATACTCCTTATCAGCCAGAAATCAGTCAAGGCTTGCTGCAGTCTATTTTTGAATACCAAACAATGATCTGTGAGATCACAGGCATGGATGCCACAAATGCTTCAGTTTATGACGGTGCAACGGCGACAGCAGAAGGAATCAATATGTGTTTAGAGAAAAAAAGGCTGAAAGTTTTGATCTCTGAAACGACCAATCCGATGACCGTCCAAACAGCTATCACTTATTTTAGCTCTAGAGAAATCGAGTTTGTGATGATTCCTGAAAAAGATGGATTAACGGATCTAGCCGCTTTAAAAGAAGCCTTAGATGAAACAACTGCCTGTTTTATCGTTCAGCAGCCGAATTATTATGGCGGGCTCGAAGCAGTAGAAGAAATCGAAGCGTTAGTCCATGATGCAAAAGCGAAATTCATCATGAATGTCAACCCAGTAGCCAGCACGACATTAAAATCAGCTGGTGAAGTCAATGCAGATATTGCTGTAGGCGACTCACAGCCATTTGGCTTGCCGCTAGCTTTTGGCGGACCGTATATCGGTTTTATTGCGACGAAAGAAAAAATGATCAGAAAACTTCCCGGCCGCATCGCAGGTGAGACGGTAGATGAAGCTGGCGACAGAGCTTTCGTTTTGACTTTACAAGCGAGAGAACAACATATCCGCAGAGAAAAAGCAGCTTCTAATATTTGTTCGAATCAAGCCTTGTGTGCATTGACGAATGCAGCGTATATGAGCACGATGGGCGCAAAAGGCATTCAGGAAGTTGCCGCACAATGCTACAGTAAAGCACATTATTTAGCAGATCAACTCAGTAAAATAAAAGGTGTTCAGCTAGCAAATGACGCACCATTTTTCCATGAGTTTATCACTACATTACCGGTTTCAGAAGAACTTGTCCTAGCAAAATTAGAAGAAAACGATATTTTAGGCGGTTATCCAACTGAAAAAGGATTGCTATGGTGTGTGACTGAAATGAATACAAAAGAGCAGATGGATGAAGTAGCAGCACTAGTGAAGGAGGTATGCCAGTCATGA